In Candidatus Defluviibacterium haderslevense, the following are encoded in one genomic region:
- a CDS encoding MFS transporter produces MNHQSASNTNPLNMVVIVAALGYFVDIYDLILFGIVKDPSLRALGVPESELFTVGSHLLNMQMIGMLTGGIIWGILGDKRGRLSTLFLTILLYSLANIANGFVQNVTQYEWMRFIAGVGLAGELGVGITLVSEIMTKESRGVGTSIVSGIGIAGAVLGFLIADWFDWRMAYFVGGGLGLLLLVLRISVYESGLFEKSKSNDIKRGDFLSLFTNLKQFKKYMLAILIGIPVWYSISQLAINASVYAKEGIVDGMISNAKAVTWHYVGASIGAILFGMISERYKSRRIGLFSSLITLAVFIGLYFFLTGIDPVLFYAITCGLGLAMGGLWAIFMVNASEQFGTNLRATVTTTAPNFVRGTTVIISFGIVYLKQFYGIWLSGLILGVLCLFISLVAIYFTEESFGKDLDYVE; encoded by the coding sequence ATGAACCATCAATCTGCAAGTAACACAAATCCATTGAATATGGTCGTCATTGTAGCTGCACTAGGCTACTTTGTTGATATATACGATTTAATCCTCTTTGGAATAGTAAAGGATCCTAGTCTTAGGGCTCTTGGGGTGCCGGAATCAGAACTATTCACTGTGGGCTCTCACTTGTTGAATATGCAAATGATTGGAATGTTGACAGGCGGAATTATTTGGGGTATTTTAGGAGATAAAAGAGGCAGATTGTCTACCTTATTTTTAACCATCTTACTTTATTCATTGGCCAATATTGCCAATGGATTTGTTCAAAATGTAACTCAATATGAATGGATGCGATTTATAGCCGGAGTGGGACTAGCAGGGGAGTTAGGCGTTGGTATTACCCTGGTTTCTGAAATTATGACCAAAGAATCCAGAGGGGTAGGTACAAGTATTGTATCGGGTATTGGAATTGCCGGAGCTGTTTTGGGTTTTTTAATTGCCGATTGGTTCGATTGGAGGATGGCTTATTTTGTAGGAGGTGGTTTGGGATTATTGCTGCTTGTGTTAAGAATTAGCGTTTATGAATCAGGACTGTTTGAAAAATCAAAATCCAATGATATCAAACGTGGAGACTTTTTATCATTATTTACCAATCTAAAACAATTTAAAAAATATATGCTAGCTATTTTAATTGGAATTCCTGTTTGGTATTCCATTAGTCAATTAGCCATTAACGCTAGTGTTTATGCTAAAGAAGGTATTGTGGATGGAATGATATCCAATGCAAAAGCTGTGACCTGGCATTATGTTGGGGCTTCTATAGGTGCTATATTATTTGGAATGATTAGCGAACGTTACAAATCGAGAAGAATCGGTTTGTTTTCTTCACTTATTACATTAGCTGTATTTATTGGCTTATATTTTTTCCTAACCGGAATAGATCCTGTATTATTCTACGCTATTACTTGTGGATTGGGTCTTGCAATGGGCGGACTTTGGGCCATCTTTATGGTAAATGCATCGGAACAATTTGGAACCAATCTAAGAGCAACAGTGACAACAACGGCACCTAATTTTGTTAGAGGGACAACTGTTATCATTAGTTTTGGAATTGTGTATTTAAAACAATTTTATGGAATATGGTTGTCCGGATTGATTTTAGGCGTTCTTTGTTTATTTATTTCGTTAGTCGCAATTTATTTTACTGAAGAGTCATTTGGTAAGGATCTCGATTATGTGGAGTAG